Proteins found in one Solitalea lacus genomic segment:
- the nosZ gene encoding Sec-dependent nitrous-oxide reductase, with protein sequence MISNKLIVGLLFVVAMSITSCKPKGTTSVISGDAATKVYVPPGQYDEFYNFVSGGFSGQLSVYGIPSGRLLRVIPVFSSDPEKGWGFNEETKPMLNTSHGIVPWDDLHHVEMSQTNGEADGKWVFVNGNNTPRLARIDLKTFRTAEILELPNSGGNHSSPFGTENSEYIVASTRFSVPSDANPDVPISTYKENFKGHISFVSVDKETGEMKVAFQLKAPGVNFDLARAGKGKSHGWFFFSCYNTELANTLLEVNASQKDKDFILAINWKKAEEYIKEGKGTKQAVKYSHNKYDETTHTAKSEMETEVTVLDLANTEGIAYLIPCPKSPHGCDVDPTGEYIIGSGKLAALIPVFSFDKLQKAIAEKKFETEKFGGIPVIKYEAALYGEVQKPGLGPLHTEFDGKGNAYTSMFVSSEVVKWNIKDLKVLDRAPTYYSVGHLMIPGGNTKKPFGKYLVAYNKITKDRYLPTGPELAQSAQLYDISGDKMKLLLDFPTIGEPHYAQAIPAALIKDKQAKIFDINSNKHQYKTNGEEDAKVVREGNAVHVYMTSIRSHFVPDNIEGVKVGDEVFFHVTNLEQDWDVPHGFGIKGANNAELLIMPGETLTLKWIPDRVGIFPMYCTDFCSALHQEMSGYVRVSPKGSTLPITFNSSKKTAAK encoded by the coding sequence ATGATAAGTAATAAATTAATTGTCGGACTATTGTTCGTTGTGGCAATGTCGATAACATCTTGCAAGCCCAAAGGAACTACTAGCGTCATAAGTGGAGATGCTGCCACAAAAGTCTACGTACCACCGGGCCAATATGATGAATTTTACAACTTCGTATCAGGTGGCTTTAGTGGTCAATTGAGCGTTTATGGCATACCTAGTGGACGCCTACTGCGTGTAATTCCTGTATTCTCCTCTGACCCTGAAAAAGGCTGGGGATTTAATGAAGAAACAAAACCAATGCTCAATACATCACATGGCATTGTACCTTGGGACGACCTTCACCACGTGGAAATGTCACAAACCAACGGCGAAGCAGATGGCAAATGGGTGTTTGTAAATGGGAATAATACTCCAAGGCTAGCGAGAATAGACCTTAAAACATTTCGCACTGCAGAAATCCTGGAACTTCCCAATAGTGGCGGCAACCACAGTTCGCCTTTCGGCACCGAAAACTCTGAATATATAGTTGCCAGTACAAGATTCAGTGTTCCGTCTGATGCTAATCCCGATGTGCCTATTAGTACATATAAAGAAAATTTTAAGGGGCATATCAGCTTTGTAAGTGTAGATAAGGAAACCGGCGAAATGAAGGTCGCTTTTCAATTGAAAGCACCAGGCGTGAATTTCGACCTTGCCCGTGCAGGAAAAGGAAAATCGCATGGATGGTTCTTTTTTAGCTGCTACAATACTGAGCTGGCAAATACCTTGCTGGAAGTAAATGCTTCCCAAAAAGATAAAGATTTCATTCTGGCCATAAACTGGAAGAAAGCGGAAGAATATATCAAAGAAGGCAAAGGGACTAAACAGGCAGTGAAATATTCTCACAACAAATATGACGAAACCACACATACCGCAAAGTCTGAAATGGAAACAGAAGTAACAGTTTTGGATCTTGCAAATACTGAAGGGATTGCTTACCTGATTCCATGCCCCAAATCTCCACATGGTTGCGATGTTGATCCTACAGGAGAGTACATTATAGGTAGTGGAAAGCTGGCAGCACTTATTCCTGTATTTAGTTTTGATAAATTGCAGAAAGCCATTGCCGAGAAAAAATTTGAAACAGAGAAATTCGGCGGCATTCCGGTAATAAAATATGAGGCTGCATTATATGGCGAAGTACAAAAGCCGGGATTAGGCCCTTTACATACAGAGTTTGATGGAAAAGGAAATGCCTATACCTCAATGTTTGTTTCTTCAGAAGTAGTGAAATGGAATATCAAAGATCTCAAGGTATTGGATAGGGCACCGACCTATTACTCTGTTGGGCACTTAATGATTCCAGGTGGTAATACCAAAAAGCCTTTTGGTAAATATTTAGTGGCTTACAACAAAATCACTAAAGACCGATACCTGCCCACTGGACCAGAGTTAGCCCAAAGCGCTCAACTTTATGACATTAGCGGCGATAAAATGAAACTGCTGTTGGATTTCCCCACTATTGGAGAACCTCACTACGCCCAAGCCATACCGGCAGCCTTGATAAAAGACAAACAAGCAAAGATATTTGACATTAACTCAAATAAGCATCAATATAAGACAAATGGTGAAGAAGATGCCAAGGTGGTTCGCGAGGGCAATGCAGTCCATGTATATATGACATCCATTCGATCTCATTTTGTACCGGATAATATAGAAGGCGTGAAGGTTGGCGATGAAGTTTTCTTTCATGTTACCAATTTGGAACAGGACTGGGATGTCCCTCACGGCTTTGGAATTAAGGGAGCTAACAATGCAGAGTTGCTCATTATGCCTGGCGAAACACTTACTTTAAAATGGATACCTGACCGTGTCGGTATCTTCCCTATGTATTGCACAGACTTCTGTTCTGCTTTACACCAGGAAATGTCAGGATATGTACGAGTATCACCCAAAGGAAGTACTCTTCCAATAACCTTTAACTCATCTAAAAAAACGGCTGCTAAATAA
- a CDS encoding c-type cytochrome, producing the protein MKKSIITTLSLMATILIIGSCGGGGSTSEKSTNETEQPETTQTPSEQPEAKPESKADPSTYDPKRGEGKFNESNVKLGALDAAMADKGKAIAATKCNSCHKQTDEKLVGPGWKGVTHRKTPHWIMNFITNPDPMISKDPELQAQLEICLVRMPNQNLNDEEARNILEYMRQNDEVK; encoded by the coding sequence ATGAAAAAATCTATCATTACAACCCTAAGCCTGATGGCAACAATTCTTATCATCGGCTCTTGTGGTGGAGGCGGATCTACCTCAGAAAAATCTACAAATGAAACAGAACAACCAGAAACAACACAAACTCCATCTGAACAACCTGAAGCCAAACCCGAGTCAAAAGCTGACCCTTCAACTTATGACCCTAAACGTGGTGAAGGAAAATTCAACGAATCCAATGTAAAACTGGGAGCTTTAGATGCAGCGATGGCTGATAAAGGCAAAGCGATTGCCGCAACCAAATGCAACTCATGTCATAAACAAACGGATGAAAAACTGGTTGGCCCCGGATGGAAGGGTGTTACCCACAGAAAAACACCACATTGGATTATGAATTTTATTACCAATCCTGATCCAATGATTTCAAAGGATCCTGAATTACAGGCTCAACTGGAGATATGTTTGGTGCGTATGCCAAATCAAAATCTTAATGATGAGGAAGCAAGAAATATTTTGGAGTATATGCGTCAGAATGACGAAGTAAAATAA
- a CDS encoding DUF1801 domain-containing protein translates to MINKDTQTYNNAQLNEEDRAICNLLSQEISGILPDAENKIWHAHPVWFLDGNPIVGYSKLKSCVRLLFWSGQSFDEETLQNEGSFKAAEARYTALSQVNKNDLKRWIEKSRHIQWDYKNLIKRKGLLERIK, encoded by the coding sequence ATGATAAACAAAGACACCCAAACCTATAACAATGCTCAGCTAAACGAAGAAGACAGGGCAATATGTAATCTGCTATCGCAGGAGATTAGTGGTATTTTACCTGATGCCGAAAATAAAATTTGGCATGCTCATCCCGTTTGGTTTTTGGATGGGAACCCAATTGTTGGCTATAGTAAACTTAAAAGCTGTGTTCGTTTATTGTTTTGGAGCGGACAATCATTTGATGAAGAAACTTTACAAAATGAAGGCAGCTTTAAAGCCGCCGAAGCTCGCTATACCGCATTAAGTCAGGTAAACAAAAATGATTTGAAACGATGGATCGAGAAGTCGAGACATATTCAATGGGATTACAAGAACTTAATTAAGCGTAAAGGCCTGTTGGAAAGAATTAAATAA
- a CDS encoding DMT family transporter → MNWIILIIAGLFEVGFATCLGKAKLSTGIASTMWYGGFLACLTISMLLLMKATQTLPIGTAYAIWTGIGAVGTVLMGILFFNEPADFWRLFFITTLIASIIGLKAMAS, encoded by the coding sequence ATGAACTGGATCATATTAATAATAGCAGGATTATTTGAAGTCGGATTCGCTACCTGTTTAGGAAAAGCAAAACTCTCTACCGGAATAGCATCAACCATGTGGTACGGCGGCTTTCTTGCATGTTTAACCATAAGTATGCTATTATTGATGAAAGCCACACAAACCCTACCTATCGGCACTGCTTATGCTATTTGGACCGGCATAGGGGCCGTTGGCACAGTTCTAATGGGCATCCTTTTCTTTAATGAACCGGCAGATTTTTGGCGCTTATTCTTTATTACAACCTTAATAGCATCAATCATAGGGCTGAAAGCAATGGCCAGCTAA